One segment of Ziziphus jujuba cultivar Dongzao chromosome 12, ASM3175591v1 DNA contains the following:
- the LOC107431772 gene encoding probable beta-1,4-xylosyltransferase IRX10, whose translation MRSWIRVLALLTFLAFAWAISADHNVRTERISGSAGDVLEDNPVGRLKVYVYELPSKYNKKILQKDPRCLTHMFAAEIFMHRFLLSSPVRTSNPEEADWFYTPIYTTCDLTPTGLPLPFKSPRMMRSAIQLISSNWPYWNRTEGADHFFVVPHDFGACFHYQEEKAIERGILPLLQRATLVQTFGQRNHVCLKEGSITIPPFAPPQKMQAHLIPQETPRSIFVYFRGLFYDVNNDPEGGYYARGARAAVWENFKNNPLFDISTEHPTTYYEDMQRAIFCLCPLGWAPWSPRLVEAVVFGCIPVIIADDIVLPFADAIPWEEIGVYVAEEDVPNLDTILTSIPPEVILRKQRLLANPSMKRAMMFPQPAQPGDAFHQILNGLARKLPHKKHVYLKPGEKILNWTAGPVGDLKPW comes from the exons ATGAGGTCTTGGATTCGGGTTCTTGCTCTTCTCACTTTTCTTGCTTTTGCTTGGGCGATTTCAGCTGATCACAATGTGCGCACTGAGAGAATTTCAG GAAGTGCTGGTGATGTCTTGGAAGATAATCCAGTAGGAAGGTTGAAAGTTTATGTGTATGAGCTTCCTAGCAAATACAACAAGAAGATCCTTCAGAAGGACCCCAGATGCCTCACTCATATGTTTGCTGCTGAAATCTTTATGCATAGGTTTCTTCTATCCAGTCCAGTTAGAACTTCAAATCCCGAGGAAGCAGATTGGTTTTATACTCCAATATATACCACTTGTGACCTTACTCCCACTGGATTGCCATTGCCCTTCAAATCTCCACGGATGATGAGAAGCGCAATACAGCTCATCTCTTCAAATTGGCCTTATTGGAATCGGACAGAAGGAGCAGATCATTTCTTTGTTGTACCCCATGACTTTGGAGCCTGCTTCCATTATCAG GAAGAAAAAGCTATTGAAAGGGGGATACTTCCATTACTCCAGCGTGCAACCTTGGTTCAGACATTTGGACAGAGAAACCATGTGTGTCTGAAAGAGGGTTCAATCACTATTCCTCCATTTGCTCCACCTCAAAAGATGCAGGCCCACCTGATTCCACAGGAAACTCCAAGATCTATCTTTGTCTACTTCCGTGGTTTATTCTATGATGTTAATAATGATCCAGAAGGTGGTTACTATGCCAG GGGTGCAAGAGCGGCTGTCTGGGAGAATTTTAAGAACAATCCACTCTTTGACATCTCTACCGAGCACCCAACTACATATTATGAAGACATGCAACGGGCCATATTCTGTTTGTGCCCTCTGGGATGGGCCCCATGGAGTCCTAGGCTAGTTGAAGCAGTTGTATTTGGTTGCATCCCTGTTATTATAGCTGATGATATTGTTTTACCCTTCGCTGATGCCATCCCTTGGGAGGAAATAGGAGTGTATGTAGCGGAGGAAGATGTGCCAAACCTGGATACCATCCTCACTTCCATTCCACCAGAAGTTATTTTGAGGAAACAGAGATTGCTTGCAAATCCTTCGATGAAACGAGCGATGATGTTCCCACAACCTGCACAACCAGGAGACGCTTTCCATCAGATACTGAATGGACTGGCTCGCAAGTTGCCACATAAAAAGCATGTCTACTTAAAGCCTGGTGAGAAGATTTTGAATTGGACTGCGGGACCAGTGGGTGATTTAAAACCTTGGTAA
- the LOC107429684 gene encoding uncharacterized protein LOC107429684, with protein MASLSKLSNPNPAAASVSSSFRTRSSHPKSFIGFRSLTNFHAKLSSSNLSFPSASEPKPSLIVRCSQVDGNGSSAKRTVLHDLYDKEGQSPWYDNLCRPVTDLLPLIASGVRGVTSNPAIFQKAISSSNAYNDQFRELVQSGKDIESAYWELVVRDIQDACKLFEPIYDQTNAGDGYVSVEVSPRLADDTEGTVEAAKWLHKVVDRPNVYIKIPATAPCIPSIKQVISHGISVNVTLIFSLARYEAVIDAYLDGLEASGLNDLSRVTSVASFFVSRVDTLIDKLLEKIGTPEALDLRGKAAVAQAALAYQLYQKKFSGPRWEALVKKGAKKQRLLWASTSVKNPAYPDTLYVAPLIGPDTVSTMPDQALQAFIDHGAISRTIDSNVSEAEGIYSALEKLGINWNDVGIQLEDEGVDSFKKSFDSLLDTLQEKANSLKLVSL; from the exons ATGGCTTCGCTGTCAAAGCTTTCCAATCCAAACCCTGCTGCTGCTTCTGTATCGTCTTCCTTCCGCACTAGATCTTCCCACCCCAAGTCTTTCATCGGTTTCCGCTCCCTTACCAATTTCCACGCCAAACTTTCATCTTCTAATCTCTCTTTTCCCTCCGCCTCCGAACCCAAACCCTCCTTGAT CGTTCGATGCTCCCAAGTGGATGGTAACGGAAGTTCAGCCAAGAGAACAGTGCTTCATGATCTCTATGACAAGGAAGGCCAGAGCCCGTGGTACGATAACCTCTGCCGACCTGTTACCGATCTGCTTCCTCTCATTGCTAGTGGTGTCAGGGGTGTTACTAGCAACCCTGCg ATTTTCCAGAAAGCAATATCATCCTCAAATGCTTACAACGACCAGTTCAG GGAACTTGTACAATCAGGAAAAGACATTGAATCTGCATATTGGGAACTTGTGGTGAGGGACATTCAAGATGCCTGCAAGCTTTTTGAACCAATTTACGATCAAACAAATGCTGGGGATGGCTATGTTTCTGTTGAAGTGTCTCCAAGACTCGCTGATGACACTGAAGGGACTGTCGAGGCTGCAAAATGGTTACACAAAGTGGTTGACCGCCCCAATGTGTACATAAAGATACCTGCTACAGCTCCATGCATCCCTTCTATTAAGCAAGttatttcacatggcataagtGTCAATGTGACT CTTATATTCTCTCTGGCTAGATATGAAGCAGTTATTGATGCTTACTTGGATGGCCTAGAGGCTTCTGGGCTAAATGATCTCTCCAGAGTAACTAGTGTTGCTTCCTTTTTTGTCAGTAGGGTAGACACCCTTATTGACAAGTTGCTTGAGAAGATTGGAACACCTGAGGCCCTTGACCTCCGAGGAAAG GCTGCGGTAGCTCAAGCAGCTTTAGCATATCAGCTCTATCAGAAGAAATTCTCAGGTCCAAGATGGGAGGCTTTGGTGAAGAAAGGTGCCAAGAAGCAGAGGCTGCTTTGGGCCTCAACCAGTGTGAAGAATCCTGCCTACCCAGACACCTTATATGTTGCTCCCCTCATTGGACCTGACACG GTGTCAACAATGCCTGACCAAGCTCTGCAAGCTTTCATCGATCATGGTGCAATCTCAAGGACTATTGATTCAAATGTATCCGAGGCTGAAGGCATCTACAGCGCACTTGAGAAGTTGGGAATAAACTGGAATGACGTGGGTATTCAACTGGAAGATGAAGGAGTAGATTCATTCAAGAAGAGTTTTGACAGCCTGCTGGACACCCTCCAAGAGAAAGCAAACTCTCTGAAACTGGTGAGCCTGTAA
- the LOC107429708 gene encoding peptidyl-prolyl cis-trans isomerase FKBP19, chloroplastic, which translates to MAVVSLSLSLSGVGCAVQSPILSVPKASSPRWRWWRSLQAQCVQEPERFGGPTNGCGGGIERRNLVISWAAMLTAGLSNVASAHGIAASASQFADMPALRGKDYGKTKMRYPDYKETDSGLQFKDLRVGDGRTPSPGDIVVVDWDGYTIGYYGRIFEARNKTKGGSFEGDDKDFFKFRIGSQEVIPAFEEAVLGMALGGIRRIIVPPELGYPDNDYNKMGPRPTTFSGQRALDFVLRNQGLIDKTLLFDIELLKIIPNRT; encoded by the exons ATGGCAGTGGTGTcactatcattatcattatcaggCGTTGGCTGTGCAGTGCAATCGCCAATATTATCTGTTCCAAAAGCTTCGTCGCCG aGATGGAGATGGTGGCGCAGCCTTCAGGCTCAGTGCGTTCAGGAACCGGAGAGATTTGGAGGGCCAACAAATGGCTGCG GCGGAGGAATTGAGCGAAGAAATTTGGTGATATCATGGGCTGCTATGTTAACCGCAGGCCTCTCTAATGTTGCTTCCGCTCATGGAATCGCCGCCTCGGCATCTCAATTTGCCGACA TGCCAGCACTTAGAGGGAAAGACTATGGCAAGACGAAAATGCGTTATCCAGACTACAAAGAGACAGATTCAGGTCTTCAGTTTAAG GACTTGCGAGTAGGAGATGGCCGCACTCCAAGTCCTGGAGACATTGTAGTG GTTGATTGGGATGGGTACACCATTGGATATTATGGCCGAATATTTGAAGCTCGAAATAAGACAAAAGGTGGTTCATTTGAG GGTGACGACAAGGactttttcaaatttagaaTAGGATCGCAAGAG GTAATACCAGCTTTTGAAGAAGCTGTTTTGGGCATGGCTCTTGGTGGCATTAGAAG GATTATAGTGCCCCCAGAATTAGGATATCCTGACAATGACTACAACAAGATGGGCCCAAGACCAACAACATTTTCG GGCCAAAGAGCCTTGGATTTTGTGCTAAGGAATCAAGGGCTGATAGATAAGACACTTCTATTTGATATTGAGCTCCTTAAGATCATACCCAACCGGACATAA
- the LOC107431761 gene encoding sterol 14-demethylase, whose amino-acid sequence MVVDSEVVTMGMLIVATLVVAKLVSVLIMPRSGKRLPPVVKAFPFIGGLIRFLKGPIVMLRQEYPKLGSVFTLNLLHKHVTFLIGPEVSAHFFKAPESDLSQQEVYQFNVPTFGPGVVFDVDYSVRQEQFRFFTESLRVNKLKGYVDQMVTEAEDYFSKWGDSGEVDLKFELEHLIILTASRCLLGREVRDKLFDDVSALFHDLDNGMLPISVIFPYLPIPAHRRRDQARKKLAEIFANIIASRKQSGKSENDMLQCFIESKYKDGRPTTEAEVTGLLIAALFAGQHTSSITSAWTGAYLLCNEQYLSAVLEEQKNLMEKHGKRVDHDILSEMDVLYRCIKEALRLHPPLIMLMRSSHSDFSVQTRDGKEYDIPKGHIIATSPAFANRLPHIYSNPDRYDPDRFAAGREEDKVAGAFSYISFGGGRHGCLGEPFAYLQIKAIWSHLLRNFELELISPFPEIDWNAMVVGVKGKVMIRYKRRELSIN is encoded by the exons ATGGTTGTGGATAGCGAAGTGGTCACAATGGGTATGCTCATAGTGGCCACTCTGGTTGTGGCTAAGCTTGTATCAGTGCTTATAATGCCACGATCTGGCAAGCGTCTTCCACCTGTGGTAAAAGCTTTCCCCTTCATTGGGGGATTGATCCGTTTCTTGAAAGGTCCAATTGTGATGCTCCGCCAAGAGTACCCAAAGCTTGGCAGTGTGTTCACATTGAACCTTTTGCACAAGCACGTCACTTTCTTGATTGGTCCTGAAGTTTCAGCCCACTTCTTCAAGGCCCCCGAGTCTGATCTTAGCCAGCAGGAGGTTTACCAGTTCAATGTGCCCACTTTTGGAcctggagttgtgtttgatgTTGATTACTCGGTGCGCCAAGAACAGTTTCGCTTCTTCACCGAGTCTCTTCGAGTGAACAAACTTAAGGGTTATGTGGATCAGATGGTTACAGAAGCAGAG GATTACTTCTCTAAATGGGGAGATAGTGGTGAAGTGGACCTAAAGTTTGAACTGGAGCATCTAATTATATTGACGGCCAGCAGATGTCTCCTGGGTCGAGAAGTTCGTGACAAGCTCTTTGATGATGTTTCTGCCTTGTTCCATGACCTTGACAATGGGATGCTTCCAATCAGTGTCATCTTTCCATACCTACCCATCCCAGCTCACCGCCGCCGTGACCAGGCACGGAAGAAGCTAGCAGAAATCTTTGCAAACATCATAGCTTCTCGCAAGCAGAGTGGAAAATCAGAGAATGACATGCTGCAGTGCTTCATTGAGTCGAAGTACAAAGATGGTCGCCCAACAACTGAAGCTGAGGTGACTGGATTGCTCATTGCTGCTCTCTTTGCAGGACAGCATACGAGTTCTATCACCTCGGCTTGGACCGGGGCCTATCTCCTCTGTAACGAGCAGTACCTATCTGCTGTGTTGGAGGAGCAGAAGAACCTGATGGAAAAGCATGGGAAGAGGGTGGATCATGATATCCTGTCTGAAATGGATGTCCTTTACCGGTGTATTAAGGAGGCTCTGAGGCTGCATCCCCCACTAATTATGCTTATGCGAAGTTCACATAGTGATTTTAGCGTACAAACCCGAGATGGAAAAGAATATGACATTCCGAAGGGCCACATAATTGCCACATCACCTGCTTTTGCTAACCGGCTTCCTCATATTTACAGCAACCCAGATAGGTATGATCCTGACAGATTCGCAGCTGGGAGAGAAGAGGACAAGGTGGCAGGGGCTTTCTCATATATCTCATTCGGAGGTGGCAGGCATGGGTGCCTTGGTGAGCCATTTGCATACTTGCAGATAAAGGCAATATGGAGCCATTTGCTGAGGAATTTTGAGTTGGAGCTGATATCACCTTTCCCGGAGATCGACTGGAATGCCATGGTGGTGGGTGTGAAGGGAAAGGTGATGATTCGATACAAACGAAGGGAACTTTCCATTAACTAA
- the LOC107429687 gene encoding protein NRT1/ PTR FAMILY 6.1 → MGTREIKSPEGGQETPGTASLGGVSADSIRRKKLGIYFIESDDRRTAFGRGYTGGTTPVNVHGKPITDLSKTGGWTAAFFIFGNEMAERMAYFGLSVNMVAFMFYVMHRPFTSSSNAVNNFLGISQASSVLGGFLADAYLGRYWTIAIFTTIYLAGLTGITLFATMDIFLPNQDQCSQISLLLGNCEPAKPWQMLCLYTFLYITGFGAAGIRPCVSSFGADQFDERSKDYKSHLDRFFNFFYLSVTIGAIIAFTAVVYIQIEHGWGSAFGSLAIAMGISNMVFFLGTPIYRHRLPGGSPLTRVAQVLVAAFRKRNASFSSSELVGLFEVPGKQSAIKGSGKIAHTEDFRCLDKAALQLKEDGANPSPWRLCTVTQVEEVKILLKLIPIPACTIMLSMILTEFLTLSVQQAYTMNTHMGHLKLPVTCMPVFPGLSIFLILSIYYSAFVPLSRRITGHPHGASQLQRVGIGLAISILSVAWAGVFERYRRNYAIKHGYETIFLTPMPNLSAYWLLIQYCLIGIAEVFCIVGLLEFLYEEAPDAMKSIGSAYAALAGGLGCFAASILNSIVKSITGNPERGQPSWLSQNINTGRFDNLYWLLTVMSIINFCIFLYSAHTYQYRAEQKFKMEEQVETNKNNNPSAVS, encoded by the exons ATGGGAACAAGAGAAATCAAGTCACCTGAAGGTGGGCAGGAGACACCAGGAACAGCTAGTCTGGGTGGAGTTTCTGCAGACTCAATCCGGAGAAAGAAACTGGGGATCTACTTCATTGAATCCGATGATAGGCGAACAGCTTTTGGTCGGGGTTACACCGGAGGAACCACTCCAGTTAATGTTCACGGCAAACCTATTACTGATCTTTCAAAGACCGGTGGTTGGACTGCTGCCTTCTTCATATTTG GAAATGAAATGGCAGAGAGAATGGCTTACTTTGGGCTGTCTGTTAATATGGTGGCCTTCATGTTTTATGTTATGCACAGACCCTTTACCAGTTCATCAAATGCGGTTAACAATTTCTTAGGAATATCACAAGCTTCCTCTGTTCTTGGTGGTTTTCTGGCTGACGCGTATCTGGGTCGATATTGGACTATAGCAATCTTCACAACAATCTATCTTGCG GGTCTGACAGGAATAACTTTATTTGCTACCATGgatatttttttaccaaacCAAGATCAATGCAGCCAGATATCCTTGCTTTTGGGTAATTGTGAGCCTGCAAAACCATGGCAGATGCTTTGCCTCTACACTTTTCTTTACATAACTGGATTTGGAGCTGCTGGTATAAGGCCCTGTGTTTCTTCTTTTGGGGCTGATCAGTTTGATGAAAGAAGCAAAGATTACAAGTCTCACCTCGATaggtttttcaatttcttttatctttcagTCACCATCGGGGCTATTATCGCCTTCACTGCGGTGGTCTATATTCAGATAGAACATGGATGGGGATCTGCCTTTGGCTCACTGGCAATAGCTATGGGCATATCAAACATGGTATTCTTCCTTGGAACTCCTATTTACAGGCATAGGTTGCCAGGAGGCAGCCCTTTGACTCGGGTTGCCCAAGTTCTGGTTGCTGCCTTCAGGAAGCGAAATGCCTCTTTTTCTAGCAGTGAGTTAGTAGGCTTGTTTGAGGTTCCTGGCAAACAATCTGCTATAAAGGGCAGTGGAAAGATTGCTCATACTGAAGATTTCAG ATGTTTGGACAAAGCAGCACTGCAGCTAAAGGAAGATGGTGCTAATCCAAGTCCTTGGAGGCTTTGCACTGTAACTCAAGTAGAGGAAGTGAAGATCCTTCTGAAACTCATTCCAATACCAGCTTGCACAATAATGCTCAGTATGATCTTAACAGAGTTTCTGACTCTCTCAGTGCAGCAGGCATATACAATGAATACCCATATGGGTCATCTGAAACTTCCTGTGACATGCATGCCAGTGTTTCCTGGCCTCAGCATATTTCTCATACTTTCCATCTATTACTCAGCATTTGTTCCACTTTCCAGACGCATCACCGGTCATCCTCATGGTGCTTCTCAGCTTCAGAGGGTAGGAATTGGTCTGGCAATCTCAATTCTATCGGTGGCATGGGCTGGAGTTTTTGAAAGGTACCGGAGAAATTACGCAATAAAGCATGGATATGAAACTATTTTCTTAACTCCAATGCCAAATCTAAGTGCATACTGGCTGCTGATCCAATATTGCCTCATTGGAATTGCTGAGGTATTTTGCATAGTAGGATTGTTAGAATTCTTGTATGAAGAAGCCCCAGATGCCATGAAAAGTATAGGATCTGCATATGCTGCTCTAGCAGGTGGTTTGGGTTGCTTCGCAGCCAGCATATTGAATAGCATTGTTAAGTCTATCACGGGGAACCCAGAAAGAGGCCAGCCTTCTTGGCTTTCCCAGAACATTAATACAGGTAGATTTGATAATTTATACTGGCTGCTTACAGTCATGAGCATAATCAATTTCTGCATTTTTCTATATTCGGCACATACTTACCAGTACAGGGCAGAGCAGAAGTTTAAGATGGAAGAGCAGGTTGAaaccaacaaaaacaacaatccATCTGCAGTTAGCTAG
- the LOC107431773 gene encoding E3 ubiquitin-protein ligase At3g02290: MGALCCCPCGDEFDEYALPSNPMHRHCICLRFFLHQLFSGYGAMFQRLDARSVSSPVHGANVLASSAISPTLSENSSSDSQISVSRPLAYDNDQRYSRSQRDGLVSRRDKSLTHLQEDSQLRRNMSSSGIESLGFGKKWNGVDAEEDCKVCHSESSEKALATKVACGLTYTQPSSEDEDVCPTCLDEYTPENPKITTRCSHHFHLGCIYEWLERSESCPICGQEMEFCESP; the protein is encoded by the exons ATGGGTGCTCTTTGCTGCTGTCCATGTGGGGATGAATTTGACGAATATGCACTTCCTAGCAATCCGATGCACAGGCACTGCATATGCCTGAGATTCTTTCTTCACCAGCTTTTCAGTGGG TATGGTGCAATGTTTCAAAGACTTGATGCCCGTTCAGTTTCATCACCTGTCCATGGTGCTAACGTTTTGGCATCATCAGCAATAAGTCCAACACTATCAGAAAATTCCTCAAGTGACAGTCAAATCTCAGTGTCCAGGCCATTAGCATATGATAATGATCAGCGATACTCTCGCTCACAGCGTGATGGCTTGGTATCTAGACGTGACAAGTCATTGACTCATTTGCAAGAGGATTCACAACTAAGAAGAAATATGAGTAGTTCTGGAATAGAATCTCTGGGTTTCGGGAAGAAATGGAATGGAGTGGATGCCGAAGAAGATTGTAAAGTTTGCCACTCAGAATCCTCGGAAAAGGCTTTAGCAACAAAAGTTGCTTGTGGACTAACTTACACTCAACCATCTTCTGAAGATGAAGATGTCTGCCCTACATGTCTTGATG AATATACTCCAGAAAATCCTAAAATCACAACCCGATGTTCTCATCATTTCCACCTTGGCTGTATCTATGAATGGCTGGAAAGAAGTGAAAGTTGTCCAATTTGTGGCCAG GAGATGGAGTTCTGTGAAAGTCCTTAA
- the LOC107431751 gene encoding uncharacterized protein At4g14100 — protein MTTRPLKTLSLNFESKATMALAFSYSKYLIVCFLWLSMATATLAVSSEDPVPTPWPHQFHSILVMNKSGILQVIDLWYDWPNGRNFNIIQHQLGKLLYDLEWNNGTSFFYTLDSNRECRSAQLEVGILRPNWLDGANYLGQRHVDGFLCNVWEKVDFIWYYEDVLTKRPVSWVFYTGREAHVMTFEVGAVLEDSKWQVPAYCFDDDNKPLLQSQAFSIPTTPPHHQLFPHDGVLRGSMAI, from the exons ATGACCACGCGTCCTCTCAAAACACTCTCTCTGAACTTTGAAAGCAAAGCAACCATGGCCTTGGCCTTCTCCTACTCCAAGTACTTGATAGTCTGCTTCTTGTGGTTGTCAATGGCAACGGCAACGTTGGCTGTGTCGTCGGAGGACCCGGTGCCGACGCCGTGGCCCCACCAATTCCACTCCATACTGGTGATGAACAAGAGCGGAATCCTGCAGGTGATCGACCTGTGGTACGACTGGCCCAATGGTCGAAACTTCAACATAATTCAGCACCAGCTGGGTAAGCTCCTTTACGACCTGGAGTGGAACAACGGCACCTCCTTCTTCTACACCTTGGACTCCAACAGAGAGTGCCGATCCGCTCAGTTGGAGGTGGGTATCCTCCGCCCCAATTGGCTCGACGGCGCCAACTATCTGGGTCAACGCCACGTGGATGGCTTCCTCTGCAACGTCTGGGAGAAGGTCGACTTCATTTGGTATTATGAGGACGTCCTCACCAAGAGGCCTGTTAGTTGGGTCTTCTACACTG GGAGGGAAGCTCATGTGATGACATTTGAAGTGGGAGCAGTGCTTGAGGATTCTAAGTGGCAGGTCCCTGCTTATTGTTTTGATGATGATAACAAACCTCTTCTACAATCCCAAGCCTTTTCCATCCCCACTACTCCACCACACCACCAGCTTTTTCCCCATGATGGGGTTCTGCGAGGTTCTATGGCTATCTAA